One Deltaproteobacteria bacterium genomic region harbors:
- a CDS encoding LLM class F420-dependent oxidoreductase, whose product MRIGVVFPQTEIGADPYYIKDFAQAAEELGFAHILAYDHVVGANPASRPNWKPPYSHLDSFHEPFVLFGYLAGVTKKIELVTGIIILPQRQTVLVAKQAAALDVLSGGRLRFGIGIGWNPVEYEALGENFHNRGSRSEEQIAVLRQLWTNPTVTFEGRWHKITDAGVNPLPVQRPIPIWFGGGDERALCRLGKLGDGWFPLLGPDDKCRAAIEKIRAAAQEAGRDPNTIGIEGRIAYGQGSLEAWTKDLQAWKALGASHLSFNTMKAGLTTPSAHIEALRRFSKIAVTS is encoded by the coding sequence ATGCGTATTGGAGTAGTTTTTCCGCAAACCGAGATCGGCGCCGATCCGTATTATATCAAAGACTTCGCCCAGGCCGCTGAGGAGCTCGGCTTCGCGCATATCCTCGCCTACGATCATGTCGTCGGCGCCAATCCGGCGAGCCGGCCCAATTGGAAACCGCCTTACTCACATTTAGACAGTTTCCACGAGCCCTTTGTTCTGTTCGGTTATCTTGCCGGCGTGACGAAAAAGATTGAACTGGTCACTGGCATTATTATTCTGCCGCAACGGCAAACCGTTTTGGTCGCCAAACAAGCGGCGGCGCTGGATGTTTTGAGCGGCGGCCGTCTGCGCTTCGGCATCGGCATCGGCTGGAACCCGGTGGAGTACGAAGCGCTCGGGGAAAATTTTCACAATCGCGGCAGTCGCTCGGAAGAACAGATCGCAGTGTTGCGCCAACTGTGGACGAATCCCACTGTGACCTTCGAAGGCCGCTGGCACAAAATCACCGACGCCGGCGTCAACCCGCTGCCGGTGCAAAGGCCGATCCCGATCTGGTTCGGCGGCGGCGACGAGCGCGCGCTGTGCCGATTGGGAAAACTCGGCGACGGCTGGTTTCCACTCTTAGGCCCGGACGATAAATGCCGCGCCGCCATCGAAAAAATCCGCGCCGCGGCCCAAGAGGCTGGCCGCGATCCAAACACAATCGGCATCGAAGGAAGAATCGCCTACGGCCAAGGCTCGCTCGAAGCGTGGACAAAAGATTTGCAAGCTTGGAAAGCTCTCGGCGCTAGCCATCTGAGTTTCAATACGATGAAAGCGGGACTGACGACGCCGTCGGCCCACATCGAAGCGCTGCGGCGATTCAGCAAGATCGCAGTGACAAGTTAG